The following are encoded together in the Paludisphaera mucosa genome:
- a CDS encoding DUF1772 domain-containing protein, with translation MSIAEASRLVSFGLVVLIWIVQLVVYPGFDPIAPERLVSWHARYTRAITWIVGPLMLSQVALLGWLLHDRPSPRLGLAAAAVAVAWLATAFLAVPAHDALQADGHDADVIRRLVATNWIRTVAWTLAFLLQIGA, from the coding sequence ATGTCGATCGCCGAGGCGAGCAGGCTGGTCTCGTTCGGGCTGGTGGTCCTGATCTGGATCGTGCAGCTCGTCGTCTATCCGGGCTTCGACCCGATCGCCCCCGAGCGGCTCGTCTCCTGGCACGCCCGCTACACCCGCGCGATCACCTGGATCGTGGGGCCGCTGATGCTCTCCCAGGTCGCCCTCCTGGGCTGGCTCCTGCACGACCGCCCGAGCCCGCGGCTGGGACTCGCCGCCGCCGCGGTGGCCGTCGCCTGGCTCGCCACGGCCTTCCTCGCCGTCCCGGCCCACGACGCACTCCAGGCCGACGGCCACGACGCCGACGTGATCCGGCGACTCGTCGCGACGAACTGGATCCGGACGGTCGCCTGGACGCTGGCCTTCCTGCTCCAGATCGGGGCGTGA
- a CDS encoding DUF2905 domain-containing protein produces MPSNTSLGPIILLVGLGLVALGLVVWSGALSWFGRLPGDIRVERPGVSVFAPITSMIVVSVVLSAMVGLFRWFGRP; encoded by the coding sequence ATGCCCTCGAACACGTCGCTCGGTCCGATCATCCTGCTCGTCGGCCTCGGCCTGGTGGCGCTGGGGCTGGTCGTCTGGTCGGGGGCGCTCTCATGGTTCGGGCGATTGCCTGGCGACATCCGGGTCGAGCGGCCCGGGGTGAGCGTCTTCGCGCCGATCACGTCGATGATCGTGGTCTCGGTCGTCCTGTCGGCAATGGTCGGGCTGTTTCGCTGGTTCGGGCGGCCCTGA
- a CDS encoding peptidylprolyl isomerase, with product MRRIVLASLVVAAAALGWNLAAGRAAAQGAPAQGKAAAPAPLPIANPAEEVASVAYNGATEKVTKGEVFNIITRYPIPPTEDREQVYRDAVDTLVNTKLVTQFLNRQRIVIKPEQVQEEIGKLEQGLKAEGKDLATSLLENGFSLDEIKKEIEDRLRWIEYVKAKATDAELKKFLAEHKDLFSGTKVRASHILLKTEASASEADKAKVKQQLVAVKKLIDDGKMTFAQAANKYSQDPANEGGAGGDLDFFNLNSGFIPEFTDVAFKLKKGSISEPVETPYGYHLIQVTDRQEGKLPDFEQNKPYITSAYAAELQKNLLMEARKAAKIDVKPLPKDLFPNLPAQAPATAPAPAATPAQKAATPAQKAAPKAK from the coding sequence ATGCGCAGGATAGTCCTTGCCAGCCTCGTCGTCGCCGCGGCGGCCCTCGGATGGAACCTCGCCGCCGGCCGGGCCGCCGCCCAGGGCGCCCCCGCCCAGGGCAAGGCCGCCGCCCCGGCCCCGCTGCCGATCGCCAATCCCGCCGAGGAGGTCGCGTCGGTCGCCTACAACGGGGCGACCGAGAAGGTGACGAAGGGCGAGGTCTTCAACATCATCACGCGGTATCCGATCCCGCCCACCGAGGACCGCGAGCAGGTCTACCGCGACGCCGTCGACACCCTGGTCAACACGAAGCTGGTCACCCAGTTCCTCAACCGCCAGCGGATCGTCATCAAGCCCGAGCAGGTGCAGGAGGAGATCGGCAAGCTCGAACAGGGCCTCAAGGCCGAGGGCAAGGACCTGGCCACCTCGCTGCTGGAGAACGGCTTCTCGCTCGACGAGATCAAGAAGGAGATCGAGGACCGCCTGCGCTGGATCGAGTACGTGAAGGCCAAGGCGACCGACGCCGAGCTGAAGAAGTTCCTCGCCGAGCACAAGGACCTGTTCAGCGGCACCAAGGTCCGGGCCAGCCACATCCTGCTGAAGACCGAGGCCAGCGCCTCGGAGGCCGACAAGGCCAAGGTCAAGCAGCAGTTGGTCGCGGTCAAGAAGCTGATCGACGACGGCAAGATGACCTTCGCCCAGGCCGCCAACAAGTACTCGCAGGACCCCGCCAACGAGGGCGGCGCCGGCGGCGACCTGGACTTCTTCAACCTGAACAGCGGGTTCATCCCCGAGTTCACCGACGTCGCCTTCAAGCTCAAGAAGGGGTCGATCTCCGAGCCCGTCGAGACCCCCTACGGCTACCACCTCATCCAGGTCACCGACCGTCAGGAAGGCAAGCTGCCCGACTTCGAGCAGAACAAGCCCTACATCACCTCGGCCTACGCCGCCGAGCTGCAGAAGAACCTGCTGATGGAGGCCCGCAAGGCGGCCAAGATCGACGTCAAGCCGCTCCCCAAGGACCTCTTCCCCAACCTGCCCGCCCAGGCCCCCGCCACGGCCCCCGCGCCGGCCGCGACCCCGGCCCAGAAGGCCGCGACCCCGGCCCAGAAGGCCGCGCCGAAGGCCAAGTGA
- a CDS encoding MOSC domain-containing protein, giving the protein MGRIELILTSRACGTPMESHEAVELLPGLGIAGDRYATGRGFYSGVAEWDAHVTLIRREPFDAVAAEHGAILDPVDLRRNLVTAGVDLHSLVGRRFRVGDRAILLARKVWPPCQHIVRSSGRPEIYRLLGRACGIGASVIEGGVVRLGDLLTPED; this is encoded by the coding sequence ATGGGCCGGATCGAATTGATCCTCACCTCCAGGGCCTGCGGGACTCCCATGGAGTCGCACGAGGCCGTCGAACTCCTGCCCGGCCTCGGCATCGCCGGCGATCGCTACGCGACGGGCCGGGGCTTCTACAGCGGCGTCGCCGAGTGGGACGCCCACGTCACGCTGATCCGGCGCGAGCCGTTCGACGCCGTCGCCGCCGAGCATGGGGCGATCCTCGACCCGGTCGACCTGCGCCGAAACCTCGTCACGGCCGGCGTCGACCTGCACTCGCTCGTCGGCCGTCGCTTCCGCGTCGGCGACCGCGCGATCCTCCTCGCGAGGAAGGTCTGGCCTCCCTGCCAGCACATCGTGAGATCGTCCGGGAGGCCCGAAATCTACCGCCTCCTGGGACGTGCGTGCGGGATCGGCGCCAGCGTGATCGAAGGGGGCGTCGTCAGGCTCGGCGACCTCCTCACCCCCGAAGATTGA
- a CDS encoding NAD-dependent epimerase/dehydratase family protein, producing the protein MRVLMTGGYGCIGSWAVKRLIKAGHEVSIFDLVEDTHRIDLILSPEARTAVRFLAGDVSDPAAVRKAVEETGATHILHLAGLQAPTCRANPIKGALVNVIGTLAVFEAAADLREQVARVVYASSAAVHGPPEEGSKGPLADRIRLAPLTHYGAYKVCNELNARVYWLDRGVVSVGLRPWTVYGVGRDFGMTSEPTKAIKSVAVGRPYQISYGGYQDLQYVGDVAGTFVRALEAPFEGAESFNLRGAVEPIEAFVETLVQVVPAAGPLVGHGDRQLPIAPSLDDSRLQAALGPIPRTSLRQGIAETYERFAALHREGRLDLSDLG; encoded by the coding sequence GTGAGGGTGTTGATGACCGGGGGTTACGGCTGCATCGGTTCCTGGGCCGTCAAACGGCTGATCAAGGCCGGCCACGAAGTGTCGATCTTCGACCTCGTCGAGGATACGCACCGGATCGACCTCATCCTGAGCCCCGAGGCCCGGACGGCCGTCCGGTTCCTGGCCGGCGACGTGTCCGACCCCGCGGCGGTCCGCAAGGCGGTCGAGGAGACCGGCGCGACGCACATCCTCCACCTGGCCGGCCTGCAAGCCCCGACCTGCCGCGCCAACCCGATCAAGGGGGCGCTGGTCAACGTGATCGGCACCCTGGCCGTGTTCGAGGCGGCGGCCGACCTCCGCGAGCAGGTCGCGCGGGTCGTGTACGCCAGCTCGGCCGCGGTCCACGGCCCGCCCGAAGAGGGTTCCAAGGGCCCCCTGGCCGATCGCATCCGCCTGGCCCCGCTGACGCACTACGGCGCGTACAAGGTGTGCAACGAGCTGAACGCGCGGGTCTACTGGCTGGACCGGGGCGTCGTGAGCGTCGGCCTGCGGCCCTGGACGGTCTACGGGGTGGGCCGCGATTTCGGCATGACGAGCGAGCCGACCAAGGCGATCAAGTCGGTCGCCGTGGGCCGGCCCTACCAGATCAGCTACGGCGGCTATCAGGACCTGCAGTACGTCGGCGACGTCGCCGGCACGTTCGTGCGGGCGCTCGAGGCCCCGTTCGAGGGGGCCGAGTCGTTCAACCTGCGGGGGGCCGTCGAGCCGATCGAGGCGTTCGTCGAGACCCTTGTGCAGGTCGTCCCGGCCGCCGGCCCGCTCGTCGGCCACGGCGACCGGCAGCTCCCCATCGCGCCCAGCCTGGACGACTCCCGGCTCCAGGCCGCGCTCGGACCGATCCCCCGCACGTCCCTGCGGCAGGGCATCGCCGAGACCTACGAGCGGTTCGCCGCCCTCCATCGCGAGGGACGGCTCGACCTCTCCGACCTGGGCTGA
- the infC gene encoding translation initiation factor IF-3, translating to MLGVMPTNKALEAARESGMDLVEVAPNERPPVCKIIDYGKFKYTQKKRLTKQKQHQVQIKEIRVRPKTGDHDIEVKVKRAREFLEAKDKVLVNVLFRGRELAHIDEGRRVMDEVLQALEEVGKLEKTPSMEGRRMTAILAPRA from the coding sequence ATGCTCGGCGTCATGCCGACCAACAAGGCGCTCGAGGCCGCACGCGAATCGGGGATGGACCTGGTCGAGGTGGCCCCCAACGAGCGGCCGCCGGTGTGCAAGATCATCGACTACGGCAAGTTCAAGTACACCCAGAAGAAGCGCCTGACGAAGCAGAAGCAGCACCAGGTCCAGATCAAGGAAATCCGCGTCCGCCCCAAGACCGGCGACCACGACATCGAGGTCAAGGTCAAGCGCGCCCGCGAGTTCCTGGAAGCCAAGGACAAGGTGCTCGTCAACGTGCTCTTCCGGGGCCGCGAGCTGGCGCACATCGATGAGGGCCGTCGCGTGATGGACGAGGTCCTGCAGGCCCTCGAAGAGGTGGGGAAGCTGGAGAAGACGCCGTCGATGGAAGGCCGTAGGATGACCGCCATCCTGGCCCCTCGGGCGTAA
- the rpmI gene encoding 50S ribosomal protein L35 has protein sequence MPKMKTHKGMKKRFKVSATGKVSHKRCGSSHLNSHKSGKKIRRLRKKCYLGVSAESRRVRNALRVRMSTNPLAVEAAKLAALAEEKALEAEAAAPVAE, from the coding sequence ATGCCCAAGATGAAGACCCACAAGGGGATGAAGAAGCGGTTCAAGGTGTCGGCCACCGGCAAGGTGTCGCACAAGCGGTGCGGGTCGTCGCACTTGAACAGCCACAAGAGCGGCAAGAAGATCCGCCGGCTTCGCAAGAAGTGCTACCTGGGGGTCTCGGCCGAGTCGCGCCGCGTCCGCAACGCCCTCCGGGTCCGGATGTCGACCAACCCCCTGGCCGTCGAGGCCGCCAAGCTCGCGGCGCTCGCCGAAGAGAAGGCCCTCGAGGCCGAAGCGGCCGCCCCCGTCGCCGAGTGA
- the rplT gene encoding 50S ribosomal protein L20, which produces MRARKGAARRQAKNRLFKAVKGFVGGRGRLLKSAKETLLRAGMFSFRDRRAKKRDFRRLWIVRLSAAAEMRGLKYSRLIHGLKLAKIGLDRKSLSEIAIFDSETFDAIVAKARVELDRVDAELKARQKPKVKTA; this is translated from the coding sequence ATGCGTGCAAGAAAAGGCGCGGCCCGCCGTCAGGCCAAGAACCGGCTCTTCAAGGCCGTCAAGGGATTCGTCGGCGGCCGCGGGCGGCTGCTGAAGTCGGCCAAGGAGACCCTCCTCCGCGCCGGCATGTTCTCGTTCCGGGACCGCCGGGCCAAGAAGCGCGACTTCCGCCGCCTCTGGATCGTCCGGCTGAGCGCCGCCGCCGAGATGCGCGGGCTCAAGTACAGCCGCCTGATCCACGGCCTGAAGCTGGCCAAGATCGGCCTCGACCGCAAGAGCCTCTCCGAGATCGCCATCTTCGACTCCGAGACCTTCGACGCCATCGTCGCCAAGGCCCGCGTCGAACTGGACCGGGTCGACGCCGAGCTGAAGGCCCGTCAGAAGCCGAAGGTCAAGACCGCCTGA
- the pheS gene encoding phenylalanine--tRNA ligase subunit alpha, whose amino-acid sequence MTPTGSLEPALLELDELQDRAVRAFASAGSPDDVEAARVEYLGQKQGRLKSAQERLKTLPNEAKKAYGQRFNGVKQALEAALDAARSRVERRAVADDAIDVTLPGTAPRLGHRHPLAQTADELIDIFGRFGFAVARGPEVEDVRHNFDALNIPPVHPARDPLDNFYLSEGTMLRSQTSTIQIRVMESQPPPVRVIAIGRVYRPDTVDATHSFMFHQVEGLMVDEGVTMGDLKTVLRLFARSYLGEDVQIRFRPSFFPFTEPSVEVDMLWHGGRRWVEMGGAGMVDPNVFKAVGYDPERVTGFAFGLGIERLCMRRHGIDDIRLLYQNDVRFLDQF is encoded by the coding sequence ATGACCCCCACCGGATCGCTGGAACCCGCCCTCCTGGAGCTGGACGAGCTTCAGGACCGGGCGGTACGCGCCTTCGCCTCGGCCGGGTCGCCGGACGACGTCGAGGCCGCGCGCGTCGAATACCTCGGCCAGAAGCAGGGCCGGCTGAAGTCGGCGCAGGAGCGGCTCAAGACGCTCCCGAACGAGGCCAAGAAGGCCTACGGCCAGCGGTTCAACGGCGTCAAGCAGGCCCTCGAGGCCGCGCTCGACGCCGCCCGCTCGCGCGTCGAGCGCCGCGCCGTCGCCGACGACGCGATCGACGTCACCCTGCCCGGCACGGCCCCCCGGCTGGGGCATCGCCACCCGCTGGCGCAGACCGCCGACGAGCTGATCGACATCTTCGGCCGGTTCGGCTTCGCCGTCGCCCGCGGCCCTGAGGTCGAGGACGTCCGCCACAACTTCGACGCCCTCAACATCCCCCCGGTGCACCCGGCCCGCGACCCCCTGGACAACTTCTACCTGTCCGAAGGGACGATGCTGCGGAGCCAGACCAGCACGATCCAGATCCGGGTCATGGAGTCGCAGCCGCCGCCGGTCCGCGTGATCGCCATCGGCCGGGTCTACCGGCCCGACACCGTCGACGCGACCCACTCGTTCATGTTCCACCAGGTCGAGGGCCTGATGGTCGACGAGGGGGTGACGATGGGCGACCTCAAGACGGTCCTCCGCCTCTTCGCCAGGAGCTACCTGGGCGAGGACGTGCAGATCCGCTTCCGGCCCTCGTTCTTCCCGTTCACGGAACCGAGCGTCGAGGTCGATATGCTCTGGCACGGCGGCCGCCGATGGGTTGAAATGGGTGGGGCGGGGATGGTCGACCCGAACGTCTTCAAGGCCGTCGGCTACGACCCCGAGCGGGTGACCGGCTTCGCGTTCGGCCTGGGCATCGAACGGCTCTGCATGCGGCGTCACGGCATCGACGACATCCGGCTTCTCTACCAGAACGACGTCCGCTTCCTCGACCAGTTCTAG
- a CDS encoding APC family permease, translating into MTTEDAVPAKPSKPRRAPALVRDLGALDAAMLVMGAMIGSGVFITSAESSRLVGAPGWLMAAWALAGLMTVAGAISAAELAAMMPKAGGQYYFLRTAYGPLVGFLFGWSMFLVVQTGTIAAVAVAFAKFLGVFVPAISAENALPAVGLGGYALRVSTQQLVAVAVIVALTVANTRGLKLGSLIQNTFTFAKTAALIGLILAGILLGRSEQAAAWTSSWWDPWANGWTPNSHYAPALPFDGYGAVLLLLGLAMVGPLFSSSAWNNVTFVSEEARDPGRTLPRAMFWGTAVVISLYLLANVAYLVSLPLASIQDAPQERVGTAAMEAAVGPSGRYLMAGAILISTFGCVNGLILAGARVFYAMARDRLFFQAAAKTNAHHAPAVALYSQGIWACLLTLPATVTVHKETGVPKYGNLYSELLEYIIPVDLLFCIVMVAAVIVLRRKAPFLNRPYKTFAYPVPPAVYIVLATLLVVDFLYLKPMTSGVGFLIVLAGLPVYYWWDRARPDATTARSSKPTPSPEPASE; encoded by the coding sequence ATGACGACCGAGGACGCCGTCCCCGCGAAGCCCTCCAAGCCCCGCCGGGCGCCGGCCCTCGTGCGGGACCTCGGCGCCCTCGACGCCGCCATGCTCGTCATGGGGGCGATGATCGGCTCGGGCGTGTTCATCACGTCGGCCGAGTCCTCCCGCCTGGTCGGCGCGCCGGGCTGGCTCATGGCCGCCTGGGCGCTCGCCGGCCTGATGACCGTCGCCGGCGCGATCTCCGCCGCCGAACTGGCCGCGATGATGCCCAAGGCGGGCGGCCAGTACTACTTCCTCCGCACGGCCTACGGGCCGCTGGTCGGCTTCCTGTTCGGCTGGTCGATGTTCCTCGTCGTCCAGACGGGGACCATCGCGGCCGTCGCCGTGGCGTTCGCGAAATTCCTGGGCGTGTTCGTCCCGGCGATCTCGGCCGAGAACGCCCTGCCGGCGGTCGGGCTGGGCGGCTACGCCCTGCGGGTCTCCACCCAGCAGCTCGTCGCCGTCGCCGTGATCGTCGCGCTGACGGTCGCCAACACGCGGGGCCTGAAGCTCGGCTCGCTCATCCAGAACACGTTCACCTTCGCCAAGACCGCGGCGCTCATCGGCCTGATCCTGGCCGGAATCCTGCTGGGGCGGAGCGAGCAGGCCGCGGCCTGGACCTCCTCGTGGTGGGACCCCTGGGCCAACGGCTGGACCCCCAACTCCCACTACGCGCCCGCCCTGCCCTTCGACGGCTACGGGGCCGTGCTGCTGTTGCTCGGCCTGGCGATGGTCGGCCCCCTGTTCTCGTCGTCGGCCTGGAACAACGTCACGTTCGTGAGCGAGGAGGCCCGCGACCCGGGCCGGACGCTCCCCCGGGCGATGTTCTGGGGGACGGCCGTGGTCATCTCCCTCTACCTGCTGGCCAACGTCGCCTATCTCGTCTCGCTCCCGCTGGCGTCGATCCAGGACGCCCCCCAGGAGCGCGTGGGGACGGCCGCGATGGAGGCGGCGGTCGGCCCGAGCGGGCGCTACCTGATGGCCGGGGCGATCCTGATCTCGACGTTCGGCTGCGTGAACGGCCTGATCCTGGCCGGCGCCCGGGTCTTCTACGCGATGGCCCGCGACCGCCTCTTCTTCCAGGCCGCGGCGAAGACCAACGCCCACCACGCGCCGGCCGTGGCGCTCTACTCCCAGGGGATCTGGGCCTGCCTGCTGACGCTCCCCGCGACGGTCACGGTCCACAAGGAGACCGGCGTCCCGAAGTACGGGAACCTCTACAGCGAGCTGCTGGAGTACATCATCCCGGTCGACCTGCTCTTCTGCATCGTGATGGTGGCGGCGGTGATCGTGCTGCGGCGGAAGGCCCCGTTCCTGAACCGGCCCTACAAGACGTTCGCGTATCCCGTGCCGCCGGCCGTTTACATCGTCCTGGCGACGCTGCTGGTGGTCGACTTCCTGTACCTGAAGCCCATGACCTCGGGCGTCGGCTTCCTGATCGTGCTGGCGGGGTTGCCGGTCTACTATTGGTGGGACCGGGCCCGACCCGACGCCACGACGGCCAGGTCCTCGAAGCCCACGCCGAGCCCCGAGCCCGCGAGCGAATAG
- the pheT gene encoding phenylalanine--tRNA ligase subunit beta, with protein sequence MIVSWNQLTDYVRLDMPVEALTERLALTGLNHESTDDVGGDLAIDLEVTSNRSDCLGHLGVAREISVLFDKPLRIPAAAPKTSGAAVESLAGVTVEAADLCPRFTARVMTGVKVGESPWWLKRRLETLGVRPVSNIVDVTNYVMFECGQPLHAYDLDKLEGRRLIVRGARKGESLKAINGRDYALEPEMLVIADAARPVGLAGVMGGLETEIGPGTTNILIEAARFDAMSVRKTSRALGLFSPSSFRFERPLDPEVADWASRRCAELILELCPGSVLHPGVIDVAGPTPPREPIVLRLMQIPRVLGISVDPVEVRRILEALGLRVVDQTDLAIQVAPPTWRADLEREIDLIEEVARIHGYEKIVENRPIPVTSAPRGRRERVESAIRDTLTALGLDEAVTFSLVEDALAAPVTAAGADLAPLRVSHSSRRRENALRRSLIPSLLAVRRHNEAHGVADARVFEIADVYLPGEAGGLPEEPPRLAIVAGLDFRGLKGVVETLLRRLLIAEPLEAKPVSSPLFAEGRAAELSVGEARLGWIGEVDAARIQEFDLRTACAAAELELGVLLDKARTVAQHKPLPTFPAVVRDLSLVLDRNVSWAELAGVVREAAGGSFREADYLDTFRGGNLGDDKQSVHFGLTFRRDDRTLTGEEVELAVKDVVDACARKLGATLRA encoded by the coding sequence ATGATCGTCAGCTGGAACCAGCTCACCGACTACGTCCGCCTCGACATGCCCGTGGAGGCCCTGACCGAACGCCTGGCCCTGACCGGGCTCAACCACGAGTCCACCGACGACGTCGGCGGCGACCTGGCGATCGACCTGGAAGTCACCAGCAACCGCTCCGACTGCCTGGGCCACCTGGGCGTCGCGCGGGAGATCTCGGTCCTGTTCGACAAGCCCCTGCGGATCCCGGCCGCCGCGCCGAAGACCTCGGGCGCGGCCGTCGAGTCGCTCGCCGGGGTGACGGTCGAGGCCGCCGACCTCTGCCCCCGCTTCACCGCGCGGGTGATGACGGGCGTGAAGGTCGGCGAGAGCCCCTGGTGGCTCAAGCGCCGGCTCGAAACCCTGGGCGTCCGGCCGGTCAGCAACATCGTCGACGTCACCAACTACGTGATGTTCGAGTGCGGCCAGCCTTTGCACGCGTACGACCTCGACAAGCTCGAAGGCCGCCGCTTGATCGTCCGCGGGGCCCGCAAGGGAGAGTCGCTCAAGGCGATCAACGGCCGCGACTACGCCCTCGAACCCGAGATGCTCGTCATCGCCGACGCGGCGCGGCCCGTGGGCCTGGCCGGGGTGATGGGGGGGCTGGAGACCGAGATCGGCCCGGGGACGACGAACATCCTGATCGAGGCCGCCCGGTTCGACGCGATGTCAGTGCGGAAGACCTCGCGGGCCCTGGGCCTGTTCAGCCCGTCCAGCTTCCGCTTCGAGCGGCCCCTCGACCCCGAGGTCGCCGACTGGGCCAGCCGCCGCTGCGCCGAGCTGATCCTGGAACTCTGCCCCGGCAGCGTGCTGCACCCGGGGGTGATCGACGTCGCCGGCCCGACGCCGCCGCGCGAGCCGATCGTTTTGCGGCTGATGCAGATCCCCCGCGTTTTGGGGATCTCGGTCGACCCGGTCGAGGTCCGCCGCATCCTGGAGGCGCTCGGGCTGCGGGTCGTCGACCAGACCGATCTTGCGATCCAGGTCGCGCCCCCGACCTGGCGGGCGGATCTCGAACGCGAGATCGACCTGATCGAGGAGGTCGCCCGGATCCACGGCTACGAGAAGATCGTCGAGAACCGGCCGATCCCGGTCACGAGCGCCCCGCGCGGGCGTCGCGAGCGGGTCGAGTCCGCGATCCGCGACACGCTGACGGCCCTCGGCCTGGACGAGGCCGTGACGTTCAGCCTGGTCGAGGACGCCCTGGCCGCGCCGGTGACGGCCGCGGGGGCCGACCTCGCCCCGCTCCGGGTCTCGCATTCCAGCCGCCGCCGCGAGAACGCCCTGCGGCGCAGCCTGATCCCCAGCCTGCTCGCCGTCCGCCGCCACAACGAGGCCCACGGCGTCGCCGACGCGCGGGTGTTCGAGATCGCCGACGTCTACCTCCCGGGCGAAGCGGGCGGCCTGCCCGAGGAGCCCCCCCGCCTGGCGATCGTCGCGGGCCTGGATTTCCGGGGCCTCAAGGGGGTCGTCGAGACCCTCCTGCGACGGCTGCTGATCGCCGAGCCCCTGGAGGCGAAGCCCGTCTCGTCGCCGCTGTTCGCCGAGGGCCGCGCCGCCGAGCTGTCGGTCGGCGAGGCCCGGCTGGGCTGGATCGGCGAGGTCGACGCGGCCCGCATCCAGGAGTTCGACCTGCGCACCGCCTGCGCGGCCGCCGAGCTGGAGCTGGGCGTGCTGCTCGACAAGGCCCGGACGGTCGCCCAGCACAAGCCGCTGCCGACATTCCCGGCCGTCGTCCGAGACCTGTCGCTGGTCCTCGACCGCAACGTCTCGTGGGCCGAGCTGGCGGGCGTCGTCCGCGAGGCCGCCGGCGGGTCGTTCCGCGAGGCCGACTACCTCGACACCTTCCGGGGCGGCAACCTCGGCGACGACAAGCAGAGCGTCCACTTCGGCCTGACCTTCCGCCGCGACGACCGCACCCTGACCGGCGAGGAGGTCGAACTCGCCGTCAAGGATGTCGTCGACGCCTGCGCCCGGAAGCTCGGCGCGACCCTGCGGGCGTGA
- a CDS encoding GTPase translates to MAAVGETLSLWRANLMLLLREWRSGVLLLLFLGPFGVYILLGTLWLYEHGWIIVGVLAWIAAGGLFAILAARWTTSVRTVLPPLDWDAPRTFSPHDRAAWQIVEDEAQASEALAMEALIDGDRYIETGRVLIKHLAEHYHPESKHPLDEVPVVELLSALELAAEDLAKLTRQVPGGDMITLSHWRKALQMANYISKANDLYALVSPFLNPLSGLTRIGTRELIVKPAWKNMQQNVLRWFFQAYVNRMGVHLIELFSGRLAIGVDEYRRLTRRRPMSSLKTDPDEPLSICVVGARESGKSRLIESVREVFQGDDRPIRARLEGMGLDPSLVDRLKNVKYTEVAGYTSKGTAERESRADRQSREAAVEASLDADMLVLIVDGRKSLQPSDVAFAKAWDGYFLQHPHREAPPAMVVVTGVDRPEFGPSWQPPYDWTAGQGVRETAVRGLFDSLRASLPPTFAEFAAAGLPDASPFGIVEHVLPALAAQIHRAERAALLRRLQAAANRSKVGRVVSQIGQQGRNVWTHLKNRRKASKPAS, encoded by the coding sequence ATGGCGGCCGTAGGAGAGACCCTCAGCCTGTGGCGGGCGAACCTGATGCTGCTCCTCCGGGAGTGGCGTTCCGGGGTCTTGCTGCTGCTGTTCCTCGGGCCGTTCGGGGTCTACATCCTGCTGGGGACGCTCTGGCTGTACGAGCACGGATGGATCATCGTCGGGGTCCTGGCCTGGATCGCGGCCGGCGGCCTGTTCGCGATCCTCGCCGCGCGGTGGACGACGAGCGTCCGGACGGTCCTGCCGCCCCTCGACTGGGATGCCCCCCGGACCTTCTCGCCGCACGACCGCGCGGCCTGGCAGATCGTCGAGGACGAGGCGCAGGCGTCCGAGGCGCTGGCGATGGAGGCCCTCATCGACGGCGACCGCTACATCGAGACCGGGCGCGTTTTGATCAAGCACCTCGCCGAGCATTACCACCCCGAGTCGAAGCACCCGCTCGACGAGGTCCCGGTCGTCGAGCTGCTGAGCGCGCTGGAGCTGGCGGCGGAGGACCTCGCCAAGCTGACCCGCCAGGTCCCCGGCGGCGACATGATCACGCTCTCGCACTGGCGCAAGGCCCTGCAGATGGCGAACTACATCTCCAAGGCCAACGACCTGTACGCCCTGGTCTCGCCGTTCCTCAACCCGCTCAGCGGCCTGACGCGGATCGGCACCCGCGAGCTGATCGTCAAGCCGGCCTGGAAGAACATGCAGCAGAACGTCCTGCGCTGGTTCTTCCAGGCGTACGTCAACCGGATGGGCGTCCACCTCATCGAGCTGTTCAGCGGCCGGCTGGCGATCGGCGTCGACGAATATCGCCGCCTCACCCGCCGGCGGCCGATGTCGTCGCTCAAGACCGACCCCGACGAGCCGCTCTCGATCTGCGTCGTCGGCGCGCGCGAGTCGGGCAAATCGCGGCTGATCGAGTCCGTCCGCGAGGTCTTCCAGGGCGACGATCGGCCGATCCGCGCCCGTCTGGAAGGCATGGGTCTCGACCCGTCGCTCGTCGACCGCCTGAAGAACGTCAAGTACACGGAGGTCGCCGGCTACACGTCGAAGGGGACGGCCGAGCGCGAGTCGCGGGCGGATCGGCAGTCGCGCGAGGCGGCGGTCGAGGCGTCGCTCGACGCCGACATGCTGGTCCTGATCGTCGACGGCCGCAAGAGCCTCCAGCCGTCGGACGTGGCCTTCGCGAAGGCCTGGGACGGCTACTTCCTCCAGCATCCCCACCGCGAGGCGCCCCCGGCCATGGTCGTGGTGACGGGCGTCGATCGACCCGAGTTCGGCCCGTCGTGGCAGCCGCCCTACGACTGGACCGCCGGCCAGGGCGTGCGCGAGACGGCCGTACGCGGCCTGTTCGACTCGCTCCGCGCCTCGCTGCCGCCGACCTTCGCCGAGTTCGCCGCCGCCGGACTCCCGGACGCCTCGCCGTTCGGGATCGTCGAGCACGTCCTGCCGGCCCTGGCCGCGCAGATCCACCGCGCCGAGCGGGCCGCCCTGCTGCGCCGCCTCCAGGCCGCCGCGAACCGCTCGAAGGTCGGTCGCGTGGTCAGCCAGATCGGCCAGCAGGGGCGGAACGTCTGGACCCACCTCAAGAACCGGCGGAAGGCTTCGAAGCCGGCCTCCTGA